A stretch of Henckelia pumila isolate YLH828 chromosome 4, ASM3356847v2, whole genome shotgun sequence DNA encodes these proteins:
- the LOC140860071 gene encoding probable indole-3-acetic acid-amido synthetase GH3.1, with protein MAVDSMLSSPLGPPACEKDAKALEFIEEMTRNADSVQENVLAEILARNCHTEYLDGYKLCGATDRETFKSKVPVVTYEDLQPLIQRIADGDRSPILSAHPVSEFLTSSGTSAGERKLMPTIQEELDRRQLLYSLLMPVMNLYVGGLDKGKGLYFLFIKSETKTPGGLVARPVLTSYYKSEQFKKRPHDPYNVYTSPNQAILCPDSFQSMYTQMLCGLYEREQVLRVGAVFASGLLRAIRFLQLNWQQLARDIRTGTLNPKVTDGSIRECMAGILRPDPFLADFICHECGEDNWERIITRIWPNTKYLDVIVTGAMAQYIPTLDYYSGGLPKACTMYASSECYFGLNLNPMCSPSEVSYTIMPNMAYFEFLPTSNSTGSSPPPPKLVDLADLEIGKEYELVITTYAGLYRYRVGDILRVTGFHNSAPQFHFVRRKNVLLSIDSDKTDEAELQAAVAKASQVLLREFNTSVVEYTSFADTNSIPGHYVIYWELLSAKDSANSPTDHVLRQCCLAMEESLNSVYRQCRVADNSIGPLEIRVVRNGTFEELMDYAISRGASINQYKVPRCVSFTPIMELLDSRVVSTHFSPSLPHWTPERRR; from the exons ATGGCGGTTGATTCGATGTTGTCATCTCCCCTTGGGCCTCCGGCCTGCGAGAAGGACGCCAAAGCTCTTGAGTTCATCGAAGAAATGACCCGCAACGCGGACTCGGTGCAGGAGAATGTGTTGGCCGAAATCCTGGCCAGAAATTGCCACACCGAGTATCTGGATGGGTACAAGCTCTGCGGAGCCACCGACCGGGAGACTTTCAAATCCAAAGTTCCGGTGGTCACGTATGAGGATCTCCAGCCTTTGATCCAGAGAATTGCTGATGGTGATCGCTCTCCCATTCTGTCGGCTCACCCCGTCTCTGAATTCCTCACCAG CTCGGGAACTTCAGCTGGTGAAAGAAAACTCATGCCCACTATTCAAGAAGAATTGGATCGCCGCCAGCTTCTTTACAGTCTTCTCATGCCTGTTATGAACCT TTACGTTGGAGGACTGGACAAAGGGAAAGGATTGTACTTCTTGTTCATAAAATCTGAGACGAAAACGCCTGGCGGGCTAGTGGCGAGACCCGTACTCACAAGCTACTACAAAAGCGAACAATTCAAGAAACGGCCCCACGACCCGTACAACGTGTACACCAGCCCCAACCAGGCCATCCTTTGTCCCGACTCGTTCCAAAGCATGTACACCCAAATGCTTTGCGGCCTTTACGAGCGGGAGCAAGTCCTCCGCGTCGGTGCGGTGTTCGCGTCGGGGCTTCTCCGGGCCATCCGTTTCCTCCAGCTGAACTGGCAGCAATTGGCCAGGGATATCCGAACGGGGACGCTCAACCCGAAAGTCACCGACGGGTCGATACGCGAATGCATGGCCGGGATTCTGAGACCCGACCCATTTTTGGCTGACTTTATTTGCCACGAGTGCGGCGAGGATAATTGGGAAAGAATTATTACCAGGATTTGGCCGAATACCAAGTATCTTGACGTGATTGTTACGGGAGCGATGGCTCAATATATCCCGACTCTTGATTATTACAGCGGCGGATTGCCAAAGGCTTGCACAATGTACGCGTCTTCCGAGTGCTATTTTGGGCTCAATCTCAATCCCATGTGCAGTCCATCGGAAGTTTCCTACACCATCATGCCCAACATGGCCTACTTCGAGTTCTTGCCCACCTCAAACTCGACCGGTTCCTCGCCTCCTCCTCCCAAACTCGTCGACCTGGCCGACCTAGAAATCGGCAAGGAATATGAACTGGTGATCACAACCTACGCCGGCCTGTACCGGTACAGAGTAGGCGACATCCTCCGTGTCACCGGCTTCCACAACTCCGCACCGCAATTCCACTTCGTTAGGCGGAAGAACGTACTGCTCAGCATCGACTCCGACAAGACCGACGAGGCCGAGCTACAAGCTGCCGTGGCCAAAGCATCACAAGTACTGTTGCGCGAATTCAACACGTCGGTGGTGGAGTACACTAGCTTTGCTGACACCAACTCCATCCCTGGACATTACGTGATATATTGGGAGTTACTTAGTGCAAAGGACTCGGCCAACTCCCCCACGGACCACGTCCTGCGCCAATGCTGCCTAGCCATGGAGGAGTCACTAAACTCGGTGTACCGCCAGTGTCGTGTAGCCGACAACTCCATCGGCCCGCTCGAGATCCGGGTCGTGAGAAACGGAACCTTCGAGGAGTTGATGGACTATGCCATTTCTAGGGGAGCTTCCATAAACCAATACAAGGTGCCGAGGTGTGTGAGTTTCACGCCCATAATGGAACTCCTTGACTCCAGAGTAGTGTCTACACATTTTAGCCCATCATTGCCCCATTGGACCCCAGAACGACGTCGTTGA